A genomic window from Methylorubrum extorquens includes:
- a CDS encoding RluA family pseudouridine synthase, with amino-acid sequence MKGRPPHRGSGAKRGPGGFAPRAGTGPRSSAKDAAQRAARNRGEDAAERSPWDDGAAGESAPRPKRVPEAAAPKAEAPRAKPRSAKPSFAKPDPAQAPPAEAPSGPTRREQRAAASATLASGVQTLTVDSDEAGMRIDRFLGARFPQLPFTRVQSIVRKGELRVDGKRVKPSDRLEPGSSVRVPPLKLDQPTERPRSAAKIDGDAEFLRSLILYEDADMMILNKPFGLAVQGGTGTVRHVDGLLEALTGPDGQRPRLVHRLDKDTAGCLIVAKTRLAAATLAKSFRSRAARKIYWALVAGVPRTRQGRVSTYLVKDEPTDADARMRVAKHGDEGASHALTYYATVDQAAQKLAWLSLKPVTGRTHQLRAHAAHIGHPIVGDPKYFDVENWELPGGIQNRLHLLARRIVIPHPRTGQPVDVSAPLPPHMAQSWNLLGFDAARYDPIVEAPEA; translated from the coding sequence ATGAAGGGACGTCCACCACATCGCGGGTCCGGCGCAAAGCGCGGACCCGGCGGGTTCGCGCCGCGCGCCGGCACGGGGCCGCGCAGCTCCGCCAAAGACGCCGCGCAGCGCGCCGCCCGCAATCGCGGCGAGGATGCCGCCGAACGCTCGCCCTGGGATGACGGCGCGGCCGGTGAGAGCGCGCCGCGCCCGAAGCGCGTACCCGAAGCCGCCGCACCGAAAGCAGAAGCGCCGCGCGCCAAGCCCCGCTCTGCCAAACCATCCTTTGCAAAGCCTGACCCGGCCCAGGCGCCACCCGCGGAGGCTCCGTCCGGACCGACGCGCCGCGAGCAGCGGGCCGCGGCATCGGCGACGCTGGCAAGCGGCGTGCAGACGCTGACCGTCGATTCCGACGAGGCCGGGATGCGCATCGACCGCTTTCTCGGCGCTCGCTTCCCGCAGCTTCCCTTTACCCGCGTGCAGAGCATCGTCCGCAAGGGCGAGTTGCGGGTCGATGGCAAGCGCGTGAAGCCGAGCGACCGGCTGGAGCCGGGTTCGAGCGTGCGGGTGCCGCCGCTCAAGCTCGACCAGCCGACCGAGAGGCCGCGCAGCGCCGCCAAGATCGACGGAGACGCCGAATTCCTGCGTTCGCTGATCCTCTACGAGGATGCGGACATGATGATCCTCAACAAGCCGTTCGGCCTCGCCGTGCAGGGTGGCACGGGCACTGTGCGCCACGTCGACGGTCTCTTGGAGGCGCTGACCGGGCCGGACGGGCAACGCCCGCGCCTCGTCCACCGCCTCGATAAGGACACCGCCGGTTGCCTGATCGTCGCCAAAACGCGGCTCGCCGCCGCGACCCTGGCCAAGAGCTTCCGCTCCCGTGCCGCGCGCAAGATCTACTGGGCGCTGGTGGCGGGCGTGCCCCGCACCCGCCAGGGCCGGGTCTCGACCTATCTCGTCAAGGACGAGCCGACCGATGCCGATGCGCGGATGCGCGTCGCCAAACACGGCGACGAGGGCGCCAGCCACGCGCTCACCTACTACGCCACGGTCGATCAGGCGGCGCAGAAGCTGGCGTGGCTCTCGCTGAAGCCCGTCACCGGGCGGACGCACCAGTTGCGAGCCCACGCCGCGCATATCGGCCACCCGATCGTCGGCGACCCGAAATACTTCGACGTGGAGAACTGGGAGCTGCCCGGCGGCATTCAGAACCGCCTGCACCTTCTCGCCCGCCGCATCGTGATCCCGCATCCGCGCACCGGCCAGCCGGTCGATGTCAGCGCCCCGCTGCCGCCGCACATGGCGCAGAGCTGGAACCTGCTCGGCTTCGATGCGGCCCGCTACGACCCGATCGTCGAAGCACCGGAAGCCTGA